A window of Rosa rugosa chromosome 7, drRosRugo1.1, whole genome shotgun sequence genomic DNA:
TAAGTAAAGGCATATAGAATAGCTAGACTCACTCGTCAGGGAAAAATCCAGCATCACTCAGGCACTTCACTTTAGTACTTTTTTTAAATAAGCCACGAAACTTATCACAGTGCAAAATAGATGTCAGACCGCCAGCAGAGCAACCGGAAATAAGAGCCTGAAAGAGAAGTCATTGATAAGTTGCAAAATTGCCATGAGATTGGAACAGAATATAATCAAATAAATCTTAAGCAAGAACATAACTTTACCCTCTTGGCATGGCGCATGCCCAATGACATCAACTCTTCCATGAAAGCCAACCATATACGCTGTCCTCTAAAATGTAGTTGTGCTTCCTAAAAGCAACATGAGTCCCTATTTTAGCATCTGAGATACCCATATGattgaaaatagaaaatagtTAAGTGAGCACTAGCCGATTCATACCCTTATCGGTGTAAACACAACTATATAATCAATACCACTATTTGAGGTAAAATGTAAATGGAGATCATCCTACGTACACACCTTATTTTCACTGTCCCCAGAATAAGAAGCACCATCACAAGAGGGAATCAGTACTCTATTCCAGTTGAAAAAATCTGCAATGATGTATGAGATGATAAGGGTCCAAGTCTCAAGAGAGCTAGGTACAGAACACGGTCATCAGCGTTCAACAATCCAACATCAAGTTTGATAACGAAACCTGGATTTTCTTCAGCTTTGAAGCTTAATATTCCAGTGAACCCCGTCTCTGGTAACATATATCTTGATGATCCAAACTGAGTTTTTGTGCGAGCAACACATTCTGAGATGTTGCTACACCATCCTCCACCCTACCACAACATGTTTATTAGATTCAATCGTATATAAGAGTTGAAAATAAGCAAGAAGATATAATGAAACAACAGTGCATGAGTGAACAAAGTTACTGTTTACCTGAAAGTGAACGACCCAACTATTTGCCCCTGACCCATGTCCACGGTTAAAATAATAAGCAGGCAATGTTCCATCCAAGCAGACTACAGGAGCCCAAATCACAAGTGATAGGTAAATTGCACCAGAACAAACGAGACAGAACCTCAAAAGTACTTGTATCTAGCTATCTAAATTCTCAACTCACTGTCACTAAGAATTGAGATATGCTTACCCTAAGTCAGTTTTGCTGCACTAAGTTTCCATTAAAGTGTCCAGAAAATGATAAAAGAAAACAGAACACTGAAAAGTACCTGCTCCTTTGGCCTCAGCTCCTCGAATGAGAGTTATCGATACCATCAGTGTGTTATTTATAATTTCAGTTTTGGGATCTCCTCTATGACTGTACTGCACAAACCCATCAACCCATTTGCTGAAACAAAATGCTACTACAATGCAAACCCACAAGAACCTCACCATGACTCTCCTCTTCTTCAACCTCTCTACTACCCTAGTATGGAAAAACTCGGACTATGAATTCAACTGCTATACCCAACAAGATTGCTGTGTATCAACTATCAAGTACTGCAGAGTCTCACTAATTATTTTAGGAGGTTGAAAGCAATGTGTACCCAACTTGCCGATAACAAATCAATTAACTATAGTAAAGGTCTACAACATATTATatagaagaagtgaagaacaaCCAGCTATATCAGATCCACGGATCAAGCAGAAGCAAGCTATGGTGGCCCTTCTTCTATCCCAAAGTCTAAAAGTGACAAGATCGGGAAAGTTATAAACAATATCTAATTGACAGAGAAAAGAACGTTCTTGTTCATTTAGGAGTTGACTGAACAAGATCTGGTTTACCCTTTTATGTCTTTATCACATGcttaattcttcttcttttccattttaCTAATAGATTGGAAAAATGAAACACACAAAGAACAAGTTCCTTGATGTCTGTTGATTTTCCCATTTGGATCATACCACATTGAAACGGCTGCAATGAAGAGTTGCAGACATTTTCATTGATGTGCTACTGAATTACTAATACAGGAATGAGTTTATTGGAAACattacattagtacctaaaaatatGAAGAGCTTGCTGATGACATTTGCACTTCTCAGCAGGCCTTCAGGTTTATTGTCTTCTATCAATTTCAATTGAATTACAAGAATATTTCATAAGGGGAATAATTATTAAAATGTAAAGAGCCAGCTGATTACTCTATGCTCGTTGGAAGACCAGATTGTGGCAAGAGTTGTCACAAGGGTATGGACAATCAACTGCCTTAGCACCCTTAACACCGGTTCGTTCAAAATACCAATCCCCAACAGCTAGTGCAATTGCCTGCATATTGTCGAGATCACACATGGCATTAGATATATCAAACTTGTTGCTATTGGAACTTAATATATTCATTTCCATGCATCAGGCTCACCTTGTTTCTGATGACTGGAGAATTGTCAGCAAACCATGTATCCTGCCTCTCACTTTGGCAATGAGCAAAGCATGAATTTATAAACAACCCATTTTTATCAGACTGCGCAAATTGTTTCACTACATTCAGCATTTGATTCCTGAATCCTGTTAGTCATAAACAAACGATCCAAATTTAGTCACTTTGTTTCTGAAATTGCTAGTACATTTCAAGAGTTAAACAGTTCATAATATATGGGGACTACCTTGCAGATATTGAATCTGTTTTGGGGAACACTTTGCATGATTTAATCTGCAGTTCTTCCAGTAACCGTGAGGATCTGCTGATGGTGGAGCTAAACTGGATTGGATCTGATTTCATGTAGGGAAATATTAGCATGCATtctttcaccaaagcctaaatTATTTTGTACATTACAAATTTAAGCTAGAATAAAACACACAGACCCTACAAAATTGAAGAATTACCTGCCATGAATCATATGCTGCATTGAGTATAAACAGTGGGGTTTTAATGCTGTTGATTAAGTTCTGAGGGAAGAAGCACTGCAAAAGGAAAACATAAAGGGAGTTTGTCAAAACATAAGAGAAGGTGGTTAGAAATTATTTGCTATGTTTCCACCTCTTCTTCAAATCAAGgacttgaaaaataaaaagaagaaatgatTACCGATGTAGGATCAAGATGATTAAGACAAATGCGTGGTAGAGTTTGTTGCACCCCCTGCGATAATCAGAATAATTTCTATAAGTATACATTCAAAGCATGGTCCCAAAGCTTACAGAAGAAAAGTCTATGAATCCGAAACTTAAAATTTCAGTAAATAAGATCAGGTCAATACCTGCAAGCCAACGACACCACCATATAAATTCCTGAGTGTGCGTCCACCAGAAACATCAGCCCTACAGGACAAGCAATCAAATTCCAAGTGTCAATAAATCAATAAATATCTAGAATATTTCTCCATAGCAACTGTGCACAAAAAAGTACGCGTGTCAAGGTTAGTGCTTACGCATCAAGAAACAATCCAGCATCACTTAGGCACTTCACTTTTGTACTTCTTGAAAATAAGCCCCGGAACTCATCACAGTGCAAAATAGATGCCAGGCCGCCAGCAGAGCAACCTGAAAGAAGAGCCTGAAATAGGAAGTTAAATAAGTTGCAAGATGTGCCATAATATGGGAATGAGAATAGACCATAAGCGAAAGAAATACAATACCTGCTTAGCATAGCGCATGCCCTTTGACATCAAATCTTCCATTGCAGACAACCATATACGTTGTCCTCTGAATTGTAGTTGTGCTGCCTGAAATCAGAATCATTATGGTTTAGCATCTGGTATGtacatataaaaaaataaaattttaagaaaataaaaataaaatgtatGTACCAGTCATCACTGACAGAATCATGTTGGATTTATTAGTTTTATATATCATAGTTCATTCTCTTCGGTGTACCTCTGTACCACTAGTCTTATAGGTGAATCTTTCTGTAACTGTAGATATTGTAATATAGGAAAGTATAAAGAGGTCAATTTTAAGTCCTATAGAGAAGCACCAGAACCATCCGAATTTATATCTTTGTTGCTCAACTTATAGCAGCCAACACCACAATGCAGTGAAAAAGATTAAACTGCAAGAACATCCCACCAACCTTATTTTCACTATCCCCAGAAAAAGAAGCACCATCACAATAGCGAAGCTTTACTCTATTCCAGTTGAAAAAATCTGCACCATCACCATATGATAAGAGAACTGTAAGACTGCTAAATCCACAAATAGCCCAAGCACGCAGGATAAGAAGATGTCAGTGTTTGACAATTTAACATTTAGTTCGAGGAATGAACCTGGATTTTCTTCAGCTTTATTGCTTAGTATTCCGGTAAATAGCAACTGTTTTTCCATAAATTTTGATGATCCCCGCCTTGTTGTTTTGCGGTAAACACAATTTCTAATGGTGTTACACCATCCTCCCCCCTACACAAGATATTTATTCAAGTCAAGTTCTATAAAGTCAGAATTTTAAAAAACCATCTTAAAGATATTTCTTATCACAAGTTCATTAAGCATAAATGTAAATGTTAAATGATATGATGAAGAATTGCTATGTAACAGTCAACAACTATACGTAAGTGCATAACTAAATGATGTCACTGTTTCAGATTTATCTCACACACCTCCAATTGAATAAGCCAGCTATTTGCTCCTGACCCGTACCCACGATGCAAATGATACCCGGGTAAGGTTCCATCCAGGCAGACTGCAAGGGTCAAAAGCAAAGTAGGTAAattaggacaaaaaaaaaatatgaaacagATCTCAAAATACAAAAGCATCAAGCGTGTCAAGTCAATTCAATGATCAACTGAACAGTGATTAAGACAGGATTTACCAAATGAACTTAAAAACAATAGATTGACAAATACAATGAAAACAACATCACAAGATAGGTCAGGGCACACATAGATTAACACATCTAACAACAATTCATGAAAGCGTCTGAAAAGTAGTATGCTACCAATTCCAGCAGGCAGAAGAGAGAATCTTACTCACAGTCTCACACAGTGAACTACAATTAAGGAAAACTTGAATTGGAAGGAGAAAAGCAAAGGAAACAGAATTTCAAGTAACAAGCAGGACTGCAATGTTTTCAGGACAACTATTGTCATATAAATGCAATTTACAGTAAACAATAAATAGATGGAGGGACAAAGCAATCCAGATTTAGATTACCACTAACCACATGCAATCCTATTAACTCAACTAAACCCAGAAATGATACCAGACAGAGAAAAGATACAATCTTTATATACCAAGACCAAGCAAAAAGTCCAAAATttggataaaaaaataaagaaaaacacAGTAATGGTTAGCTAATTATAGGAGTGAATGTACCTGCTCCTTTGGCACCAGCTCCTGGAATAAGGGTTAGTCCTACCATCACCCCAGTTACAGCAGCCTTGGATTCTCCATAGCCCTCCAACCAGGACAGCTCTGTTTCATTAAAACTATGCTCCTCAAACCCATTAGCCCATTTGGTGAAAACTAGCACTACAACAATGCCAACCCACAAAAACTTCATCTTGGGTCTGCTCTGTTTCAATCTCTCTACCACCTAAGAAATGGAAAAAATTGAACTACAGAACAGAAAGATGCAAACTTTGATATTGCATTTGTGTATTTGTTTCTGgctgtaatatatatatagtgagtGTTTTAGCTGGTTGCAATTTGTCACATTCAATAGCAAATCCAGCTAAAGATAGAAGGGTATATGGCCACAAATGAGGCAAGTATGGAAAGGCAATCAAACTCAAAATGTGTAGCCAAAAAATGGAAGAAGGCtcaaaatgagagagagagagagagagagagagagagagaggtggagaGATCTCGCAGACAGGAGTCTTTGCGAGTGTCTTTTTAAGGTTTTATTACCAGAAGGCACGTTTGGAATCTCAATTACGTAACATTATTAATTCCATTTCAGGCGGTGGGGAGAGCTAAAGCTACAGCCTTGGTTGTTTCACAGACGACTTTTGGCCGTTGATGAGGGTTTAGAAAAAGATGATTATGACCGCACAATGGAAACTGGGGTCCAGATTTGGAGGGAAAATGACTGATTTGGTTCTCTGGAGAGCGGGAGAGGGGATGATAATGAAACTGGTAATATGGGGTACTGGGGGGGGGTTTAAGCCCTGGATTTACTGTTTTGCGTGGTGTAAAAAGTAATTGAAGGAGTTGAATTAGTTGAAACTGAGACAGAGGAGGGAACTACTGTGGTCATAGTTTTACCTGATCTTTTTTTTACTGTGTCATTCTGGAAATCTGTTCCAGATTGTTTTGATTTGTTTCCACTGAAATAGTAGAGAGAGTAATGACTTATATCCATGTGTTCAAAACCTTAAGAAGCTATTTTAATTTGACCAACAATTTAAGAAACTTTGATTGGAATTTACCATGAAAGGAAAGATCTTTGACCATACTATACTATGGGGGTTAGATTTTTAATCACTGTTCAATAGGACATGGATGACAATAATTATGATCCGAATATTAGTTAGCTTGCTAATGCTAAATCTAGAATTGTAGTTCAATGACACTATTGTACATTGCCTGCATTTCATATATTATTGACTATGCTATAATAagattgttaaaaaaaaaaaagacaataaaATTGATTTCTCAATTTAATAGGAAATTTATATGTTATTTTATTGAAATTCAACAACTATGTTAAGTACCACCCGTTACTATTTGCTATAATAACAATATCTTtcatcccttcaaaaaaaaaatacaatatcTTTCATTTGTAAATTAAGAGTTCATAAATTCAACTCACTCATCCCGAGACGAGTAGTTATTGTAtaattaagaaagaaagaaaaaaattactttGAGCAACAAATATATTTCTTGAACAACTTCGCATCTCCTAGTGAGCCTTCTTTTACTAACTCATAACAAATATGAACAATCTACAACCGCTCAATAAAAATATCGACGGGCCAGTctaaaaaataaagtaaaaaatcATCTATTGATTTACAAAGAATGAAATAATTAATGTAGAGGTCTTTTGGTAAACTCTCATACTGTTGTGATTTCCCATTGGTCAAGCTGAAAATATCAATGTATTAAATACGTGTAAGTGAGAATGTGAGACTCGTTGACGCTGCTGCACAAAAGATGATAAGATATTTTTTAAATTGACACGAAGAAGTTGAGATGAAGTAGATAGGGCTAGAGCTAGTTTTGATCCAGGGCTATGTATTTTCTACTTCAACATTCCAAACCCTTCAGTACTATATACATGCAAGAAATGATAAGACTTGGATAACCAAGCATAATTGAACTTTGAAAACTGGGTTAAGTAAAATTCTTAAGTTAAACTCGGGCAGCTCTGCCGACAATTAAGGTATACGTAAACATGATGTAAGGATCAATGGAGTGTGTGAATGGGAGGCATGAATTAGCTAGCTTTCCCTGAATCTAACAAAGCCAGCAAGCTTGGAATGTTCGATATGAACAAATTGTTTGATTAATGGATCCCTTTCTCACATCAATGATTGTTTACTGGACTCGATCGGAATGAGCTAGCTAGCTGGAGAGACCCTTCAACATTCTTTTCAATGCTTCCACAGCGACCCGATATTACTTGGTGTTGTGATCAATCATTTAAAAGCCTTTAAGCTAGCCAACTGGCAGACGCATACGACGTACTAGTCCCTAATTCAAGTCCCCAATTAAACCATATCTCAATCCTTTGCGTTCACGCCACTAagttctatatatataaaacatacATGCACAGCTTGTAGTCTACGTTTGGTTGTAACTAAAGACTTTAGTTATGAAACAACATCGAAGTTAGAAGGTCACCATCCTACTTAGCAACTGGGGTCGTC
This region includes:
- the LOC133720606 gene encoding pectin acetylesterase 12-like, with the translated sequence MVRFLWVCIVVAFCFSKWVDGFVQYSHRGDPKTEIINNTLMVSITLIRGAEAKGAVCLDGTLPAYYFNRGHGSGANSWVVHFQGGGWCSNISECVARTKTQFGSSRYMLPETGFTGILSFKAEENPDFFNWNRVLIPSCDGASYSGDSENKEAQLHFRGQRIWLAFMEELMSLGMRHAKRALISGCSAGGLTSILHCDKFRGLFKKSTKVKCLSDAGFFPDEVDISGEPTFRNFFSGVVSLQGVKKNLPRFCTRHLDPTSCFFPQNLISGIKTPLFILNSAYDIYRFYAILVPASTDPNGLWDNCKINLTNCSPSQLQIMKGYRNQMLNLLKPISKSKQNGMSVTSCYAHCQAQYQVMWHADNSTLIGTKTISQSVGDWYFDRAEVKVYDEGCHYLVPQ
- the LOC133720605 gene encoding pectin acetylesterase 12-like, translated to MKFLWVGIVVVLVFTKWANGFEEHSFNETELSWLEGYGESKAAVTGVMVGLTLIPGAGAKGAVCLDGTLPGYHLHRGYGSGANSWLIQLEGGGWCNTIRNCVYRKTTRRGSSKFMEKQLLFTGILSNKAEENPDFFNWNRVKLRYCDGASFSGDSENKAAQLQFRGQRIWLSAMEDLMSKGMRYAKQALLSGCSAGGLASILHCDEFRGLFSRSTKVKCLSDAGLFLDAADVSGGRTLRNLYGGVVGLQGVQQTLPRICLNHLDPTSCFFPQNLINSIKTPLFILNAAYDSWQIQSSLAPPSADPHGYWKNCRLNHAKCSPKQIQYLQGFRNQMLNVVKQFAQSDKNGLFINSCFAHCQSERQDTWFADNSPVIRNKAIALAVGDWYFERTGVKGAKAVDCPYPCDNSCHNLVFQRA